In a genomic window of Bradyrhizobium ontarionense:
- a CDS encoding LysR family transcriptional regulator: MRGLNLDQLRALLEVVEQGSFSAAARRLNLTQPAVSLQIRELERRFGLRLIERLGKQAHATAPGVELVEATRRIFRECDHADAAMQRFRAGWAGRVQVGTTLTAMIYRLPPLLRSLRLDHPGIDLVVTNMPTEKGVQDVIENRVDLALVHMPISKRQLKITPLFSEAMVAIFPAGTRGVPEEITPDYVVQHNLLVEQASSAAYSLVIGWLSGRLPARGPTPLGTVEALKSAVAANLGMAVVPDIAVAMHQSDFIVRPLSPPLSRTLALIEHRNKMNEPALEIVRNALLGLREPPSAAKPNRRQRAER, encoded by the coding sequence TTGCGTGGCCTCAACCTCGACCAACTGAGAGCTCTCCTCGAGGTGGTCGAGCAGGGCAGCTTCTCCGCTGCGGCGCGTCGTCTCAACCTGACCCAGCCGGCGGTGAGCCTGCAGATTCGCGAACTAGAAAGACGCTTCGGCTTGCGCCTGATCGAACGCCTGGGCAAGCAGGCGCACGCGACCGCGCCCGGCGTCGAGCTCGTAGAAGCGACGAGGCGTATCTTCCGCGAGTGTGACCATGCCGACGCTGCGATGCAGCGTTTTCGAGCAGGCTGGGCCGGTCGCGTGCAGGTCGGAACGACACTGACGGCAATGATCTACCGCTTGCCGCCTCTGCTTCGCAGTTTGCGTCTCGACCATCCCGGGATCGATCTCGTCGTCACCAACATGCCCACGGAAAAAGGCGTCCAGGACGTGATTGAAAACCGCGTCGATCTCGCGCTCGTGCATATGCCGATCAGCAAGCGGCAGCTCAAGATCACGCCACTATTCTCGGAGGCGATGGTGGCGATCTTTCCGGCCGGGACTCGCGGCGTTCCTGAGGAGATCACTCCCGACTACGTCGTGCAGCACAATCTGCTGGTCGAGCAGGCCAGCAGCGCGGCCTATTCGCTGGTCATCGGCTGGCTGTCGGGGCGGTTACCGGCACGAGGGCCGACGCCGCTTGGCACTGTCGAGGCGCTGAAGAGCGCGGTTGCGGCCAATCTGGGCATGGCCGTCGTGCCGGACATCGCGGTCGCCATGCACCAGTCCGACTTCATCGTGCGGCCGCTGAGCCCGCCGCTGTCGCGCACGCTGGCGCTGATCGAACACCGAAACAAGATGAATGAGCCCGCGCTTGAAATCGTCCGCAACGCGCTGCTCGGTCTGAGGGAGCCGCCTTCTGCGGCCAAACCAAACAGGCGCCAGCGCGCAGAACGCTGA
- the lepA gene encoding translation elongation factor 4, translating to MTTVPIPNIRNFSIVAHIDHGKSTLADRLIQMTGGLSDREMAGKEQVLDSMDIERERGITIKAQTVRLNYRAKDGKDYIFNLMDTPGHVDFAYEVSRSLAACEGSLLVVDASQGVEAQTLANVYQALDNNHEIVPVLNKIDLPAAEPDKIKQQIEDVIGIDASDAVMISAKTGLGIPDVLEAIVTRLPPPKGDRSATLKALLVDSWYDVYLGVVVLIRVVDGVMKKGSRIRMMGTGAAYDVERVGFFTPKMTQVDELGPGEIGFITAAIKEVADTRVGDTITDDRKPVTEMLPGFKPAIPVVFCGLFPVDADDFETLRAAMGKLRLNDASFSFEMETSAALGFGFRCGFLGLLHLEIIQERLSREFDLNLIATAPSVIYKMKLTDGEEIEIHNPVDMPDVVKIAEIQEPWIEATILTPDEYLGSVLKLCQDRRGNQKELTYVGARAMVKYELPLNEVVFDFYDRLKSVSKGYASFDYHLTDYKPADLVKMQILVNNEPVDALSMLVHRTRAEGRGRAMVEKMKELIPPHMFQIPIQAAIGGKVIARETVRALRKDVTAKCYGGDITRKRKLLEKQKEGKKKMRQFGKVDIPQEAFIAALKVDS from the coding sequence ATGACGACCGTCCCCATTCCCAACATCCGCAACTTCTCCATCGTCGCCCATATCGACCATGGAAAGTCCACTTTGGCCGACCGCCTGATCCAGATGACGGGCGGCCTGTCGGACCGCGAGATGGCGGGCAAGGAGCAGGTGCTCGATTCGATGGACATCGAGCGCGAGCGCGGCATCACCATCAAGGCGCAGACCGTGCGCCTGAACTACCGCGCCAAGGACGGCAAGGATTACATCTTCAACCTGATGGACACGCCCGGCCACGTCGACTTCGCCTATGAAGTCTCGCGGTCGCTGGCGGCCTGCGAAGGCTCGCTGCTGGTCGTAGACGCGAGCCAGGGCGTCGAGGCGCAGACCCTCGCCAACGTCTACCAGGCGCTCGACAACAACCACGAGATCGTCCCGGTCCTCAACAAGATCGACCTGCCGGCGGCCGAGCCGGACAAGATCAAGCAGCAGATCGAGGACGTCATCGGCATCGACGCCTCCGACGCCGTCATGATCTCGGCCAAGACCGGCCTCGGCATTCCCGACGTGCTGGAGGCGATCGTCACCCGCCTGCCGCCGCCTAAGGGCGATCGTAGCGCGACCCTGAAGGCGCTGCTGGTCGACAGCTGGTACGACGTCTATCTCGGCGTCGTCGTGCTGATCCGCGTCGTCGACGGCGTCATGAAGAAGGGTAGCCGCATCCGGATGATGGGCACGGGCGCGGCCTATGACGTCGAGCGCGTCGGCTTCTTCACGCCGAAGATGACACAGGTCGACGAGCTCGGCCCCGGCGAGATCGGCTTCATCACCGCGGCGATCAAGGAGGTGGCCGACACCCGCGTCGGCGACACCATCACCGACGACCGCAAACCCGTCACCGAGATGCTGCCGGGCTTCAAGCCCGCGATCCCCGTCGTGTTCTGCGGCCTGTTCCCGGTCGACGCCGACGATTTCGAGACTCTTCGCGCGGCGATGGGCAAGCTCCGCCTCAACGACGCGAGCTTCTCGTTCGAGATGGAGACCTCGGCCGCGCTCGGCTTCGGCTTCCGCTGCGGCTTCCTCGGGCTCTTGCACCTGGAGATCATCCAGGAGCGGCTGTCACGCGAATTCGATCTCAACCTGATCGCGACCGCGCCAAGCGTCATCTACAAGATGAAGCTGACCGACGGCGAAGAGATCGAGATCCACAACCCGGTCGACATGCCCGACGTAGTCAAGATCGCCGAGATCCAGGAGCCCTGGATCGAGGCCACGATCCTGACGCCCGACGAATATCTCGGCAGCGTGCTGAAGCTGTGCCAGGACCGCCGCGGCAATCAGAAGGAGCTCACCTACGTCGGCGCCCGCGCCATGGTGAAGTACGAGCTGCCGCTCAACGAGGTCGTGTTCGACTTCTACGACCGGCTGAAATCGGTCTCCAAGGGCTACGCCTCGTTCGACTACCACCTGACCGACTACAAGCCGGCCGACCTCGTCAAGATGCAGATCCTCGTCAACAACGAGCCGGTCGACGCGCTGTCGATGCTGGTGCACCGGACGCGTGCGGAAGGCCGCGGCCGCGCCATGGTCGAGAAGATGAAGGAGCTGATCCCGCCGCACATGTTCCAGATCCCGATCCAGGCGGCGATCGGCGGCAAGGTGATCGCGCGCGAGACCGTGCGCGCGCTGCGCAAGGACGTCACCGCCAAGTGCTACGGCGGCGACATCACGCGTAAGCGCAAGCTTCTGGAGAAGCAGAAGGAAGGCAAGAAGAAGATGCGGCAGTTCGGCAAGGTCGACATCCCGCAGGAAGCCTTCATCGCAGCCCTCAAGGTCGACAGCTGA
- a CDS encoding glycosyltransferase family 39 protein has product MSSTSLPHLATRPRSRLGPQRLAAWLVARATAPATSFWAVLAFAVAHAALWTVILTNLKAAQDVHMDVAEAYAWGSRFLLGYGKHPPLSGWIAGLWFTVFPVKDWATYALAMAVAGSGLVVCWFASLKVVDRRRAFFVVVMVALYPIFNFKGFKYNADLVQLLTLPLLVLAYLHAFEKRSIASGLWLGLAGAAALMTKYWVLTMIGAIGLAALLHPERLRFLASPAPWVAIVTMLVAMIPHLVWLWRVDFVPLTYAGDVYTLSDRGRAAELVLGYIGHNAALLALPVALAALVLAWPPRLAFRNWRRGPNPGVDVSQALNVWLVQAIVAIGPPLGGLAFTIYMKTDWGISLFFLVPLALVAIPALRLRRAMLPRLAAVWLVLSLITLAASPWIAAREMAANPNGATGYGARSQLAVQLTRAWHARFGSPWPLVAGYSEMNTPMTFYSPDHPRPYTVPYTADETWGSGLSSLDDLKREGFIGVCDTTDNRIAACEAWMAKEAPKGEPLVMTTQRFFHGQAGPAIVWKVYIQAPGQ; this is encoded by the coding sequence ATGTCGAGTACCTCTCTCCCGCATCTGGCGACCCGGCCGCGCAGCCGCCTCGGACCGCAGCGTTTAGCCGCCTGGCTGGTGGCGCGCGCCACCGCGCCTGCGACATCGTTTTGGGCCGTCCTAGCGTTCGCGGTCGCTCATGCGGCGCTGTGGACGGTGATCCTGACCAATCTGAAGGCCGCGCAGGACGTTCACATGGACGTCGCCGAGGCCTATGCCTGGGGCAGCCGGTTTCTGCTCGGCTACGGCAAGCATCCGCCGCTGTCGGGCTGGATCGCGGGCCTCTGGTTCACGGTGTTCCCGGTCAAGGACTGGGCGACGTATGCGCTGGCGATGGCTGTGGCAGGCAGTGGTCTCGTCGTCTGCTGGTTCGCGAGCCTCAAGGTGGTCGACCGTCGCAGGGCGTTCTTCGTCGTGGTCATGGTCGCGCTGTACCCGATCTTCAATTTCAAGGGCTTCAAATACAACGCCGACCTGGTCCAGCTGCTGACCTTGCCGCTCCTGGTGCTGGCCTATCTCCATGCCTTCGAGAAGCGCAGCATCGCCTCCGGCCTCTGGCTGGGCCTCGCCGGCGCCGCCGCGCTGATGACGAAATACTGGGTGCTGACCATGATCGGCGCCATCGGGCTGGCGGCGCTGCTGCATCCGGAGCGGCTGCGCTTCCTGGCTTCGCCCGCGCCCTGGGTCGCCATCGTCACGATGCTGGTCGCGATGATCCCGCATCTGGTCTGGCTCTGGAGAGTCGATTTCGTTCCGCTCACCTATGCAGGCGATGTCTACACGCTGTCCGATCGCGGCCGGGCTGCCGAACTGGTGCTTGGCTATATCGGCCACAATGCCGCGCTGCTCGCCTTGCCGGTCGCGCTGGCGGCGCTGGTGCTGGCTTGGCCGCCGCGCTTGGCGTTCCGCAACTGGCGGCGCGGCCCCAATCCGGGCGTCGATGTGAGCCAGGCGCTCAACGTCTGGCTGGTGCAGGCGATCGTCGCGATCGGACCGCCGCTCGGCGGGCTGGCTTTCACGATCTATATGAAGACCGATTGGGGCATCTCGCTGTTCTTCCTGGTGCCGCTGGCACTGGTCGCGATCCCCGCGCTGCGATTGCGGCGCGCCATGCTGCCGCGGCTGGCGGCCGTCTGGCTGGTGCTGTCGCTGATCACGCTGGCCGCCTCACCATGGATCGCGGCGCGCGAGATGGCCGCCAATCCGAACGGCGCCACCGGCTATGGTGCGCGGTCGCAGCTGGCCGTGCAGCTGACGCGGGCCTGGCACGCGCGGTTCGGCTCGCCCTGGCCGCTGGTCGCCGGCTACTCCGAGATGAACACGCCGATGACGTTCTACAGCCCCGATCATCCGCGGCCGTACACGGTGCCCTACACGGCGGACGAGACCTGGGGCTCCGGCCTCAGCTCGCTCGACGATCTGAAACGGGAAGGCTTCATTGGCGTCTGCGACACCACCGACAACCGCATCGCCGCCTGTGAGGCCTGGATGGCCAAGGAGGCGCCCAAGGGCGAGCCGCTGGTGATGACCACGCAGCGCTTCTTCCACGGCCAGGCGGGCCCTGCAATCGTTTGGAAGGTGTATATTCAGGCGCCGGGACAATAA
- a CDS encoding HPr family phosphocarrier protein: MSDEDAPQDHVAGPAVPAGALSRELLITNKRGLHARASAKFVQMVERFQAEVWVTRGGETVGGRSIMGLMMLAAAPGTTILVSAAGPEAEAALQAITDLVNDKFHEEGV, from the coding sequence ATGAGCGACGAGGACGCGCCGCAGGACCATGTCGCCGGCCCGGCCGTGCCTGCAGGTGCATTGTCCCGGGAACTGCTGATCACCAACAAGCGCGGACTGCATGCGCGCGCCTCGGCCAAGTTCGTTCAGATGGTGGAGCGCTTCCAGGCCGAGGTCTGGGTGACGCGCGGTGGCGAGACCGTCGGCGGCCGCTCGATCATGGGCCTGATGATGCTGGCGGCCGCACCGGGGACCACCATCCTGGTCTCGGCGGCCGGCCCAGAGGCGGAGGCCGCCCTGCAGGCGATCACCGATCTCGTCAACGACAAGTTCCACGAAGAGGGCGTGTAG
- a CDS encoding PTS sugar transporter subunit IIA, which translates to MIGLVLVTHGRLADEFRAALEHVMGPQKQIEAVTIGADDDSDLCRSDIIEAVNRVDTGDGVAILTDMFGGTPSNLAISCMSRPKVEVLAGINLPMLVKLAKVREERSLPDAIAMAQEAGRKYVTIASRVLAGK; encoded by the coding sequence ATGATTGGCCTGGTATTGGTGACCCATGGGCGCCTCGCCGACGAGTTCCGAGCGGCGCTCGAACACGTTATGGGTCCTCAAAAACAAATCGAAGCGGTCACGATTGGCGCCGACGATGATTCCGATCTCTGTCGAAGCGACATCATCGAAGCCGTGAACCGTGTCGACACCGGTGACGGTGTCGCCATTCTCACCGACATGTTCGGCGGCACGCCGTCGAACCTTGCCATCTCCTGCATGAGCCGGCCCAAGGTCGAGGTGCTCGCGGGCATCAACCTGCCCATGCTGGTGAAGCTCGCCAAAGTGCGCGAGGAACGCTCTCTGCCCGATGCGATCGCGATGGCGCAGGAAGCCGGCCGCAAATACGTGACCATCGCCAGCCGGGTGCTCGCCGGCAAATGA
- a CDS encoding HPr kinase/phosphorylase yields MTSAAPSIHASAVRVGELAVLIRGPSGSGKSRLAFDLILAGRSGQLPQAVLVGDDRVHLATRGGEMWVSPAPALAGLIEIRGLGIRSCDHVSEAKLGLVVDLMAEDAARLPNAESLFVHLNGIELPRIPVGPGFSPLPLVAAALITSMTSCSGNLSDDCVRQIGNHISPTIATE; encoded by the coding sequence GTGACCAGCGCAGCGCCGAGCATCCATGCATCAGCCGTTCGGGTGGGGGAGCTCGCTGTCCTCATCCGGGGCCCTTCCGGCTCGGGCAAATCGCGGCTCGCCTTCGATCTGATCCTGGCGGGCCGGTCCGGACAGCTGCCGCAGGCGGTCCTGGTCGGCGACGACCGTGTTCATCTCGCCACACGCGGCGGAGAAATGTGGGTCAGCCCCGCCCCTGCCCTGGCCGGCCTGATCGAGATTCGCGGCCTTGGAATCCGCTCCTGCGACCATGTGTCAGAGGCAAAACTGGGGCTGGTGGTCGACCTGATGGCGGAGGACGCCGCCCGGCTGCCGAACGCCGAATCGCTGTTCGTTCATCTGAACGGTATTGAATTGCCACGAATACCCGTCGGACCGGGCTTTTCACCCCTCCCTCTGGTTGCAGCAGCACTGATTACCAGCATGACTTCATGTTCCGGTAATCTTTCGGACGATTGTGTGAGGCAAATTGGTAACCATATCAGCCCCACAATTGCCACCGAGTAG
- a CDS encoding sensor histidine kinase, which produces MLDRTHPDPGLSAEGTAASDVTDGAADETPQVSGWQRPVSWLRRAGQFLFALSFSSLTRRIVSLNIAGLLALVASILYLSQFRAGLIDARAQSLLVQAEIIAGAIAASATVQTNTITIDPDRLLDLKPGESYGAPDEYSPLDFPINPERVAPVLRTLISPTKTRARIYDPNGGLLLDSRNLENVLRFDLPPPSSEKPGLVERAMISVRTWLNRGDLPLYREYGPENGNGYEEVTDALKGQKRSMVRVNSRGEVIVSVAVSVQRSRTIHGALMLSTQGDDIDQMVTAERLAILKVGGVASAVMIVLSLLLASTIAGPVRRLADSAERVRRRIKTRVEIPDFTRRRDEIGHLSGALRDMTDALYNRIEAIEMFAADVAHELKNPLTSLRSAVETLPLARNDNSRSRLLAVIEHDVKRLDRLISDISDASRLDAELQRQDMTLVDMRRLLTTLTSVANETKLGTDVTVEVRFEGRGANDTFSAPGHDSRLGQVISNLLSNAQSFSTAAGKVRITCRRVRSEIEIVVDDDGPGIREDALQRIFERFYTDRPHQGFGQNSGLGLSISKQIIDAHGGRIWAENRPGPVDDEGNPTVAGARFIVRLPAS; this is translated from the coding sequence TTGCTCGATCGAACGCATCCTGACCCAGGTCTCAGCGCCGAGGGCACCGCGGCTTCCGACGTGACCGACGGCGCAGCCGACGAGACGCCGCAGGTCTCGGGCTGGCAGCGCCCGGTGAGCTGGCTGCGCCGCGCCGGCCAGTTCCTGTTCGCGCTGTCGTTCTCGAGCCTCACCCGCCGCATCGTCTCGCTGAACATCGCCGGCCTGCTCGCGCTGGTCGCCAGCATCCTCTATTTGTCGCAGTTCCGCGCCGGCCTGATCGACGCGCGGGCGCAGAGCCTGCTGGTGCAGGCCGAGATCATCGCTGGCGCGATCGCGGCCTCGGCCACGGTGCAGACCAACACGATCACGATCGACCCCGATCGTCTGCTCGACCTCAAGCCGGGCGAGAGCTACGGCGCGCCCGACGAATATTCGCCGCTCGATTTCCCGATCAATCCGGAACGCGTTGCACCGGTGCTGCGTACGCTGATCTCGCCGACCAAGACGCGTGCGCGCATCTACGATCCCAATGGCGGCCTCCTGCTCGACAGCCGCAACCTGGAGAACGTGCTGCGCTTCGATCTGCCGCCGCCGTCCAGCGAAAAGCCGGGCCTGGTGGAGCGCGCCATGATCTCGGTGCGCACCTGGCTCAACCGCGGCGACCTGCCGCTGTATCGCGAATACGGCCCCGAGAACGGCAACGGCTACGAGGAAGTCACCGACGCGCTGAAGGGCCAGAAGCGCAGCATGGTCAGGGTCAATTCGCGCGGCGAGGTCATCGTCTCGGTCGCCGTGTCGGTGCAGCGGTCGCGCACCATCCATGGCGCGCTGATGCTGTCGACGCAAGGCGACGACATCGACCAGATGGTCACTGCAGAGCGTCTCGCGATCCTCAAGGTCGGCGGCGTCGCCTCCGCCGTGATGATCGTGCTGTCGCTGCTGCTCGCCAGCACCATCGCAGGTCCCGTGCGACGCCTCGCCGACAGCGCCGAGCGCGTCCGCCGCCGGATCAAGACGCGCGTCGAAATTCCCGATTTCACCCGTCGCCGTGACGAGATCGGCCATCTCTCCGGCGCACTGCGCGACATGACCGACGCGCTCTACAACCGGATCGAGGCGATCGAGATGTTCGCCGCCGACGTCGCCCATGAGCTCAAGAACCCGCTGACCTCGCTGCGCTCGGCGGTCGAGACCCTGCCGCTCGCGCGCAACGACAACAGCCGCAGCCGCCTGCTCGCGGTCATCGAGCACGACGTGAAGCGGCTCGACCGCCTGATCTCCGACATTTCCGACGCCAGCCGGCTCGATGCCGAGCTGCAGCGCCAGGACATGACCCTGGTCGACATGCGCCGCCTGCTGACGACGCTGACCTCGGTCGCCAACGAGACCAAGCTCGGCACCGACGTCACCGTCGAGGTGCGGTTCGAGGGCCGCGGCGCCAACGACACCTTCTCCGCGCCGGGCCACGATTCCAGGCTCGGCCAGGTCATCTCCAACCTCTTGTCGAATGCGCAATCGTTCTCGACGGCGGCGGGCAAGGTGCGCATCACCTGCCGGCGGGTGCGCTCCGAGATCGAGATCGTGGTCGACGACGACGGTCCGGGCATTCGCGAGGACGCCCTGCAGCGCATCTTCGAGCGCTTCTACACCGACCGGCCGCATCAGGGCTTCGGCCAGAATTCCGGCCTGGGGCTGTCGATCTCGAAGCAGATCATCGACGCCCATGGCGGGCGGATCTGGGCCGAGAACCGCCCCGGCCCAGTGGATGACGAAGGCAATCCGACCGTGGCCGGCGCGCGCTTCATCGTCCGGCTGCCGGCGTCGTGA